A genomic window from Equus asinus isolate D_3611 breed Donkey chromosome 25, EquAss-T2T_v2, whole genome shotgun sequence includes:
- the TDRKH gene encoding tudor and KH domain-containing protein isoform X1: protein MSTERTSWTSLSTIQKIALGLGIPASATIAYILYRRYRESREERLTFVGEDDIEIEMRVPQEAVKLIIGRQGANIKQLRKQTGARIDVDTEDVGEERVLLISGFPVQVCKAKAAIHQILTENTPVSEQLSVPQRSVGRIIGRGGETIRSICKASGAKITCDKESEGTLLLSRLIKISGTQKEVATAKHLILEKVSEDEELRKRIAHSAEARVPRKQPISVRREEVTEPSGAGEPTLWKNAGTGMELAAPLAVPPHKGGGDMAVVGPKEGSWEKPNDSFQKSGAQTSPETSMFEIPSPDFSFHADEFLEVYVSASEHPNHFWIQIIGSRSLQLDKLVSEMTQHYENSLPEDLAVHVGDIVAAPLPTNGSWYRARVLGTLENGNLDLYFVDFGDNGDCPLRDLRALRSDFLSLPFQAIECSLARIAPSGEQWEEEALDEFDRLTHCADWKPLVAKISSYVQTGIATWPKIYLYDTSNGKKLDIGLELVRKGYAVELPEDMEENRAVPNTLQDMATDLDISLSSMFTETKKSPGEIANTLSCLSLSGFGAWREEPVMKRSLQSFLYYTHNLSCCEPSAFSPSAELPERVWGRGETNICPCPTSSSPFQCLNTAALLPGCSTSGLFPSAGHNAHYC from the exons ATGTCCACTGAACGGACTTCTTGGACAAGTTTGTCCACTATTCAGAAAATAGCACTGGGCCTCGGGATCCCAGCCAGTGCAACGATTGCCTATATCCTATACCGCAGATATAGGGAAAGCAGAG AAGAACGGCTGACGTTTGTTGGGGAGGACGACATCGAGATAGAGATGCGAGTTCCCCAGGAGGCTGTGAAACTCATCATTGGCCGGCAAGGAGCCAATATTAAACAA CTGCGGAAACAGACAGGTGCTCGGATTGATGTGGACACAGAGGATGTAGGCGAGGAGCGGGTGCTGCTTATCAGTGGTTTTCCTGTTCAGGTGTGCAAGGCCAAAGCAGCAATCCATCAGATCCTGACAGAGAATACCCCCGTGTCTGAGCAGCTCTCAGTTCCCCAGAGATCTGTGGGCAGAATCATAG GGAGAGGCGGTGAGACGATTCGTTCTATCTGTAAGGCCTCTGGAGCCAAAATTACCTGTGACAAAGAATCAGAGGGGACGTTGCTACTATCAAGGCTTATAAAAATCTCAGGAACACAGAAGGAAGTGGCAACAGCCAAG CATTTGATACTGGAGAAAGTTTCCGAAGATGAAGAACTTCGGAAGAGAATTGCTCATTCTGCAGAAGCCAGAGTCCCACGCAAGCAGCCAATCAGTGTAAGAAGAGAGGAAGTGACAGAGCCTAGTGGAGCTGGAGAGCCCACTTTATGGAAAAATGCTGGTACTGGCATGGAGCTGGCTGCACCACTGGCAGTTCCTCCCCACAAAGGAGGTGGCGACATGGCTGTTGTAGGGCCAAAAGAAGGTTCCTGGGAGAAACCTAATGATAGCTTTCAGAAGTCTGGAGCCCAGACCAGTCCAGAGACATCCATGTTTGAAA TCCCCAGTCCTGACTTCAGTTTCCATGCTGATGAGTTCCTAGAAGTCTACGTCTCTGCCTCTGAGCATCCTAATCACTTCTGGATCCAGATCATTGGCTCCCGGAGCCTGCAATTGGATAAACTTGTCAGTGAGATGACGCAGCACTATGAGAACAGTCTG CCTGAAGACTTGGCTGTGCATGTAGGAGACATTGTAGCAGCACCTCTACCTACAAATGGTTCCTGGTATCGAGCCCGGGTCCTTGGCACCTTAGAGAATGGGAACCTGGACCTCTACTTTGTTGACTTTGGAGATAATGGAGATTGCCCACTGAGGGACCTCAGGGCACTCAG GAGTGACTTCCTAAGCCTTCCATTTCAAGCAATAGAGTGTAGCCTGGCACGGATTGCCCCCTCAG GTGAACAATGGGAAGAGGAAGCTTTGGATGAGTTTGATAGACTCACTCACTGTGCTGACTGGAAGCCTCTGGTGGCCAAGATCTCTAGCTATGTCCAGACTGGAATCGCAACTTGGCCCAAGATATACTTATATGATACTAGCAATGGGAAG aaaCTTGATATTGGGTTAGAATTAGTTCGTAAAGGATACGCAGTTGAGCTTCCTGAAGACATGGAAGAAAACAGAGCAGTCCCAAACACATTGCAAGATATG GCCACAGACTTGGATATCTCTCTTAGCAGCATGTTCACTGAGACCAAGAAGAGCCCTGGAGAGATAGCAAATACCCTGTCCTGTCTCAGCTTATCAG GATTTGgtgcctggagagaggagccTGTGATGAAGAGGTCTTTGCAGTCCTTCCTTTATTACACACACAATCTGTCTTGCTGTGAACCAAGTgcattttctccttctgctgaacTACCAGAAAGAGTGTGGGGTAGAGGGGAGACAAATATAtgtccctgccccacctcctcatCCCCCTTCCAGTGTTTGAATACTGCTGCATTACTTCCAGGCTGCTCAACATCTGGCTTGTTCCCCTCTGCTGGTCATAATGCACATTACTGCTAG
- the TDRKH gene encoding tudor and KH domain-containing protein isoform X2, with translation MVCAEERLTFVGEDDIEIEMRVPQEAVKLIIGRQGANIKQLRKQTGARIDVDTEDVGEERVLLISGFPVQVCKAKAAIHQILTENTPVSEQLSVPQRSVGRIIGRGGETIRSICKASGAKITCDKESEGTLLLSRLIKISGTQKEVATAKHLILEKVSEDEELRKRIAHSAEARVPRKQPISVRREEVTEPSGAGEPTLWKNAGTGMELAAPLAVPPHKGGGDMAVVGPKEGSWEKPNDSFQKSGAQTSPETSMFEIPSPDFSFHADEFLEVYVSASEHPNHFWIQIIGSRSLQLDKLVSEMTQHYENSLPEDLAVHVGDIVAAPLPTNGSWYRARVLGTLENGNLDLYFVDFGDNGDCPLRDLRALRSDFLSLPFQAIECSLARIAPSGEQWEEEALDEFDRLTHCADWKPLVAKISSYVQTGIATWPKIYLYDTSNGKKLDIGLELVRKGYAVELPEDMEENRAVPNTLQDMATDLDISLSSMFTETKKSPGEIANTLSCLSLSGFGAWREEPVMKRSLQSFLYYTHNLSCCEPSAFSPSAELPERVWGRGETNICPCPTSSSPFQCLNTAALLPGCSTSGLFPSAGHNAHYC, from the exons ATGGTCTGTGCAGAAGAACGGCTGACGTTTGTTGGGGAGGACGACATCGAGATAGAGATGCGAGTTCCCCAGGAGGCTGTGAAACTCATCATTGGCCGGCAAGGAGCCAATATTAAACAA CTGCGGAAACAGACAGGTGCTCGGATTGATGTGGACACAGAGGATGTAGGCGAGGAGCGGGTGCTGCTTATCAGTGGTTTTCCTGTTCAGGTGTGCAAGGCCAAAGCAGCAATCCATCAGATCCTGACAGAGAATACCCCCGTGTCTGAGCAGCTCTCAGTTCCCCAGAGATCTGTGGGCAGAATCATAG GGAGAGGCGGTGAGACGATTCGTTCTATCTGTAAGGCCTCTGGAGCCAAAATTACCTGTGACAAAGAATCAGAGGGGACGTTGCTACTATCAAGGCTTATAAAAATCTCAGGAACACAGAAGGAAGTGGCAACAGCCAAG CATTTGATACTGGAGAAAGTTTCCGAAGATGAAGAACTTCGGAAGAGAATTGCTCATTCTGCAGAAGCCAGAGTCCCACGCAAGCAGCCAATCAGTGTAAGAAGAGAGGAAGTGACAGAGCCTAGTGGAGCTGGAGAGCCCACTTTATGGAAAAATGCTGGTACTGGCATGGAGCTGGCTGCACCACTGGCAGTTCCTCCCCACAAAGGAGGTGGCGACATGGCTGTTGTAGGGCCAAAAGAAGGTTCCTGGGAGAAACCTAATGATAGCTTTCAGAAGTCTGGAGCCCAGACCAGTCCAGAGACATCCATGTTTGAAA TCCCCAGTCCTGACTTCAGTTTCCATGCTGATGAGTTCCTAGAAGTCTACGTCTCTGCCTCTGAGCATCCTAATCACTTCTGGATCCAGATCATTGGCTCCCGGAGCCTGCAATTGGATAAACTTGTCAGTGAGATGACGCAGCACTATGAGAACAGTCTG CCTGAAGACTTGGCTGTGCATGTAGGAGACATTGTAGCAGCACCTCTACCTACAAATGGTTCCTGGTATCGAGCCCGGGTCCTTGGCACCTTAGAGAATGGGAACCTGGACCTCTACTTTGTTGACTTTGGAGATAATGGAGATTGCCCACTGAGGGACCTCAGGGCACTCAG GAGTGACTTCCTAAGCCTTCCATTTCAAGCAATAGAGTGTAGCCTGGCACGGATTGCCCCCTCAG GTGAACAATGGGAAGAGGAAGCTTTGGATGAGTTTGATAGACTCACTCACTGTGCTGACTGGAAGCCTCTGGTGGCCAAGATCTCTAGCTATGTCCAGACTGGAATCGCAACTTGGCCCAAGATATACTTATATGATACTAGCAATGGGAAG aaaCTTGATATTGGGTTAGAATTAGTTCGTAAAGGATACGCAGTTGAGCTTCCTGAAGACATGGAAGAAAACAGAGCAGTCCCAAACACATTGCAAGATATG GCCACAGACTTGGATATCTCTCTTAGCAGCATGTTCACTGAGACCAAGAAGAGCCCTGGAGAGATAGCAAATACCCTGTCCTGTCTCAGCTTATCAG GATTTGgtgcctggagagaggagccTGTGATGAAGAGGTCTTTGCAGTCCTTCCTTTATTACACACACAATCTGTCTTGCTGTGAACCAAGTgcattttctccttctgctgaacTACCAGAAAGAGTGTGGGGTAGAGGGGAGACAAATATAtgtccctgccccacctcctcatCCCCCTTCCAGTGTTTGAATACTGCTGCATTACTTCCAGGCTGCTCAACATCTGGCTTGTTCCCCTCTGCTGGTCATAATGCACATTACTGCTAG
- the TDRKH gene encoding tudor and KH domain-containing protein isoform X3, with translation MSTERTSWTSLSTIQKIALGLGIPASATIAYILYRRYRESREERLTFVGEDDIEIEMRVPQEAVKLIIGRQGANIKQLRKQTGARIDVDTEDVGEERVLLISGFPVQVCKAKAAIHQILTENTPVSEQLSVPQRSVGRIIGRGGETIRSICKASGAKITCDKESEGTLLLSRLIKISGTQKEVATAKHLILEKVSEDEELRKRIAHSAEARVPRKQPISVRREEVTEPSGAGEPTLWKNAGTGMELAAPLAVPPHKGGGDMAVVGPKEGSWEKPNDSFQKSGAQTSPETSMFEIPSPDFSFHADEFLEVYVSASEHPNHFWIQIIGSRSLQLDKLVSEMTQHYENSLPEDLAVHVGDIVAAPLPTNGSWYRARVLGTLENGNLDLYFVDFGDNGDCPLRDLRALRSDFLSLPFQAIECSLARIAPSGEQWEEEALDEFDRLTHCADWKPLVAKISSYVQTGIATWPKIYLYDTSNGKKLDIGLELVRKGYAVELPEDMEENRAVPNTLQDMATDLDISLSSMFTETKKSPGEIANTLSCLSLSEAASISGDDNLEDDYLL, from the exons ATGTCCACTGAACGGACTTCTTGGACAAGTTTGTCCACTATTCAGAAAATAGCACTGGGCCTCGGGATCCCAGCCAGTGCAACGATTGCCTATATCCTATACCGCAGATATAGGGAAAGCAGAG AAGAACGGCTGACGTTTGTTGGGGAGGACGACATCGAGATAGAGATGCGAGTTCCCCAGGAGGCTGTGAAACTCATCATTGGCCGGCAAGGAGCCAATATTAAACAA CTGCGGAAACAGACAGGTGCTCGGATTGATGTGGACACAGAGGATGTAGGCGAGGAGCGGGTGCTGCTTATCAGTGGTTTTCCTGTTCAGGTGTGCAAGGCCAAAGCAGCAATCCATCAGATCCTGACAGAGAATACCCCCGTGTCTGAGCAGCTCTCAGTTCCCCAGAGATCTGTGGGCAGAATCATAG GGAGAGGCGGTGAGACGATTCGTTCTATCTGTAAGGCCTCTGGAGCCAAAATTACCTGTGACAAAGAATCAGAGGGGACGTTGCTACTATCAAGGCTTATAAAAATCTCAGGAACACAGAAGGAAGTGGCAACAGCCAAG CATTTGATACTGGAGAAAGTTTCCGAAGATGAAGAACTTCGGAAGAGAATTGCTCATTCTGCAGAAGCCAGAGTCCCACGCAAGCAGCCAATCAGTGTAAGAAGAGAGGAAGTGACAGAGCCTAGTGGAGCTGGAGAGCCCACTTTATGGAAAAATGCTGGTACTGGCATGGAGCTGGCTGCACCACTGGCAGTTCCTCCCCACAAAGGAGGTGGCGACATGGCTGTTGTAGGGCCAAAAGAAGGTTCCTGGGAGAAACCTAATGATAGCTTTCAGAAGTCTGGAGCCCAGACCAGTCCAGAGACATCCATGTTTGAAA TCCCCAGTCCTGACTTCAGTTTCCATGCTGATGAGTTCCTAGAAGTCTACGTCTCTGCCTCTGAGCATCCTAATCACTTCTGGATCCAGATCATTGGCTCCCGGAGCCTGCAATTGGATAAACTTGTCAGTGAGATGACGCAGCACTATGAGAACAGTCTG CCTGAAGACTTGGCTGTGCATGTAGGAGACATTGTAGCAGCACCTCTACCTACAAATGGTTCCTGGTATCGAGCCCGGGTCCTTGGCACCTTAGAGAATGGGAACCTGGACCTCTACTTTGTTGACTTTGGAGATAATGGAGATTGCCCACTGAGGGACCTCAGGGCACTCAG GAGTGACTTCCTAAGCCTTCCATTTCAAGCAATAGAGTGTAGCCTGGCACGGATTGCCCCCTCAG GTGAACAATGGGAAGAGGAAGCTTTGGATGAGTTTGATAGACTCACTCACTGTGCTGACTGGAAGCCTCTGGTGGCCAAGATCTCTAGCTATGTCCAGACTGGAATCGCAACTTGGCCCAAGATATACTTATATGATACTAGCAATGGGAAG aaaCTTGATATTGGGTTAGAATTAGTTCGTAAAGGATACGCAGTTGAGCTTCCTGAAGACATGGAAGAAAACAGAGCAGTCCCAAACACATTGCAAGATATG GCCACAGACTTGGATATCTCTCTTAGCAGCATGTTCACTGAGACCAAGAAGAGCCCTGGAGAGATAGCAAATACCCTGTCCTGTCTCAGCTTATCAG AAGCTGCCTCTATATCTGGTGATGATAACCTTGAAGATGACTACTTACTCTGA